CGTCAATTCCAATAAGCATAATCAAACACGCCCCAACACTAACAATAATGTGAGTTCTAAAACCCGCAGCCCTATTCTTGATTTCTCTCTCTATTCCAATTACAGCTCCCAGTATCGCTGCTAATATTAACCTAGTTGCCACCAAAAAAACATCCATAAATTCCTCCTTATATATTTATACCCAATAATTTTTGTGGATAAGTCATTTATGGAAACTAAGGATAAAAAGAATTTACACAAAAAATATTTGAACTAATTAACGAGCTGAAACCAAAATTTTACGGGTGATGCTTAAAAGCGTCACCCGATTTTCTGTACAAAATATTTTATTAAGAGTTATTAAAGCAAGAAAACTGTTCTGATTAATTTATTTTCTAATTATTTCGAGCTTTAATTCAAAATTTGATATTAATTAAATTATTTTCAGAAGTTCATCACAATATGCTAGCATTTCATCAAGTTTTTCTACAATGCGTTTTTGTTCTGCTAATGGTGGGAGGGGGATTAAATATTCCCTTAAAAATTTTAAAGAAACAAATGACTGAACCGCACCATAGGCAATTTTTTTCATGTTATCTTGAGAGATATATAAGAACCAAAATAAATAATCCATGTTAAAATTATTTTTTATTGGCTTAAATAGAGCCATGTTCTTTATGCTAAACTCATTGTCATCTCTAACTTTTACAGGATTTCCAATGCTTCCAATCATAGCAAATAATATGTCATTTACATCTACTTTTGAGCGCTTTGAAATTTTTATATGATCCTCTTTACTTATAAATTTACAATTAGAAAAATCTATCTTTCCATGTTTTAAATTTTTACTAGTTACAAGAGGATACCCTTTTGCAATATACTTTGGCGTATCATGTGTGCCATCTCTAACATCTATACATTCGTTAAGTCTTGTCCACTTCCAGTTTTCAGGAATATCAAAGGGAATTTCCTCTTCAGTAATTTGAGGAAGTGCTTTTTGTTTTTTTATTCTTCCTTCTTCTACGAGTTTCTTTTTTTCTTTTTGTATTTTTTCAAATAGTTCTGCTCCCGTTCCTTCTTCTTTTCTTTGTTCTACCAATTTGCCTTTTATAGCTTCTTGTAATAGAGATTTCTTCATATCTTCAGGGAATTTTTTGTTCAATTCTTCTAGCTTTTGCCAGTTTTTTTCGTACTTATCTACAAGTGGCATAAGCTCTTCAATTTTCTCTACTATTCGTTTTTGTTCTGCAAGTGGTGGGAGGGGAAATACAATTGAACCAAGAGCTCTTGTTGAAAGTCCCTTGATTCCTATTCCTTTACCACCTATCAATCCTGCATTCTTGTATAGATAAAATAAATAGTAAAAGAAGCGCGTGCAAATACTGTAATACGCTCTAAGTCTATGAATGTGATTTTGAATCATAACGCTAGATTCATATTCCCATATAGCAGCTCTTCCAAC
This Finegoldia magna ATCC 53516 DNA region includes the following protein-coding sequences:
- a CDS encoding restriction endonuclease subunit S, giving the protein MTPQELKNSILQRAIEGKLVDQRPEEGTGAELFEKIQKEKKKLVEEGKIKKQKSQEEINEDEIPFDIPETWKWVRVGTIFQHNTGKALNRANREGIELEYITTSNLYWDRFELDNLKKMYFKEIELKKYGVMKGDLLVCEGGDVGRAAIWEYESSVMIQNHIHRLRAYYSICTRFFYYLFYLYKNAGLIGGKGIGIKGLSTRALGSIVFPLPPLAEQKRIVEKIEELMPLVDKYEKNWQKLEELNKKFPEDMKKSLLQEAIKGKLVEQRKEEGTGAELFEKIQKEKKKLVEEGRIKKQKALPQITEEEIPFDIPENWKWTRLNECIDVRDGTHDTPKYIAKGYPLVTSKNLKHGKIDFSNCKFISKEDHIKISKRSKVDVNDILFAMIGSIGNPVKVRDDNEFSIKNMALFKPIKNNFNMDYLFWFLYISQDNMKKIAYGAVQSFVSLKFLREYLIPLPPLAEQKRIVEKLDEMLAYCDELLKII